The Pedobacter roseus genome contains a region encoding:
- a CDS encoding glycoside hydrolase family 2 protein, whose amino-acid sequence MKRYLSVFCFFSLLMPFIGFSQENLPVKSISLNGKWEMGFGRKYTSSVIVPGIHNDPAKISNEVLWYKKEIKLPLGKWTGATLKLNGARFRPQIYINGTLVGEQEGGMAPVFFQLKHPDIRPGQTITLEIALASLKNVPQTDASYTPGSDQWRSDVSSGLWDEVLLKLHGKVNIERIIPFINYDAQKVSFKFDLNGRTDFRGKAEIKILDHTGKILLTGTKTISGAHDSINVLTKGILKNWSPKNPNLYQVQLKVFDDQARLMDKSSIPFGLKKFEIRNKKFYLNNQPFVAKGGTIVWHRWVRSKEGRTLGYDSAWFKKNIIQLSKDHGANYLRFHLGLPPEKFLDMCDKNGLVVQYEWNFFHGMPASKESLLIQYKSWLDLAMRHPSICLIHPYNETVGDQLKTVWTALDQLLPAYPALILEDRDVIHIHKYWWSMFENVGLYYDDANVFPKAIMADEFGGNYLDENGDLGGYPSLKESYLRFLGRKHTKEERLEFQAASNARIAEYWRRIGAAGFAPFCALGSNEDGNTWFLGPLKEGKAKPVWDALTASFSPRSVSIDLWDKNFEPAQTIKLPVYLFNDESDQAMLSVLVTVADTTGKILVKQSFSSQVKPFSQSVEQVPLNLPGITGRYLIKAELLNPPKEVKYPVISKWAIHIFKAKVPGHIQNIRVGISSSQKELSQFLDHFGIKKVALNDPSADMILTSKTDWSELANGDSLMLKTLANAIAKGKSVVMLDVGDRPLGQGYPKKAGDLGPLQGVASVYKPKVNTYQLFNGISLKFTETAEPESYIHPDRENSELWYNLPADYTRIWNGLRGGLIVPASNMEFKGLSADAFIAQWQARGAEKEKIKNGSYYAYELQGFYSFSALPNDEATKKKLKDKVYFLVQDAPSLSNSINLNTPVLITDLSKTYQDSKNGLADKFIPLASSAKNLTQTPIALIGFGTGKGKLIVSQLLTSGRLAKGFGEESLYGIRYDEATVQYVLNMMSLVIK is encoded by the coding sequence ATGAAAAGATACCTGTCGGTTTTTTGCTTTTTTTCCTTGCTGATGCCATTTATTGGCTTTTCACAAGAGAATCTGCCTGTAAAATCTATTTCGCTTAATGGAAAGTGGGAAATGGGCTTCGGGCGAAAATATACTTCATCAGTAATTGTGCCCGGGATCCATAACGATCCGGCAAAAATTTCAAACGAAGTTTTATGGTATAAAAAGGAAATTAAACTTCCCTTAGGTAAATGGACCGGCGCTACACTAAAACTAAATGGCGCACGTTTTAGACCACAAATTTACATAAATGGCACTTTGGTTGGAGAACAGGAAGGCGGAATGGCGCCTGTTTTTTTTCAGCTAAAGCATCCAGACATCAGGCCTGGCCAAACAATAACGCTGGAAATCGCCCTTGCATCGCTCAAAAATGTTCCACAAACGGATGCCTCTTACACACCAGGTTCAGATCAGTGGCGTTCCGACGTGTCGTCAGGTTTATGGGATGAAGTATTGCTCAAACTTCATGGTAAGGTAAATATAGAACGGATCATTCCATTTATTAACTATGATGCGCAAAAAGTAAGTTTTAAGTTTGATCTGAATGGCAGAACTGATTTTAGGGGAAAAGCTGAAATAAAAATCTTAGATCATACAGGGAAAATTTTACTCACCGGAACCAAAACTATTTCAGGTGCGCACGATTCCATAAATGTTTTAACAAAAGGCATCCTAAAAAACTGGTCGCCAAAAAATCCTAACCTCTATCAGGTTCAGCTAAAGGTATTTGATGATCAAGCCCGATTAATGGATAAATCTTCCATTCCCTTTGGACTTAAAAAGTTCGAAATCAGAAACAAAAAATTCTACTTAAATAACCAGCCTTTTGTAGCTAAAGGCGGTACAATTGTTTGGCACCGCTGGGTGCGGAGTAAAGAGGGGCGTACACTTGGATACGATTCTGCCTGGTTTAAAAAGAATATTATTCAATTATCTAAAGATCATGGTGCAAATTACCTGCGGTTCCATTTAGGGCTGCCGCCAGAGAAATTTCTGGATATGTGCGACAAAAATGGACTGGTGGTGCAATACGAATGGAATTTTTTTCATGGCATGCCAGCATCAAAAGAAAGTTTGTTGATCCAATATAAAAGCTGGCTCGATTTAGCCATGAGGCATCCCTCCATTTGTTTGATCCACCCTTATAATGAAACGGTGGGCGACCAGTTAAAGACCGTTTGGACTGCACTTGATCAATTATTGCCTGCCTACCCGGCACTGATTTTAGAAGATAGAGATGTAATTCATATCCATAAATACTGGTGGAGCATGTTCGAAAACGTTGGTCTGTATTATGATGATGCCAATGTTTTCCCCAAGGCCATTATGGCTGATGAGTTTGGCGGTAATTATTTAGATGAAAATGGAGATTTAGGAGGCTACCCATCTCTAAAAGAAAGTTACCTGCGCTTTTTGGGCCGTAAACATACCAAAGAAGAACGGCTCGAATTTCAGGCTGCATCTAATGCGAGAATTGCTGAATACTGGAGGCGTATCGGCGCTGCTGGTTTTGCCCCTTTTTGTGCATTAGGGAGTAATGAAGATGGTAATACCTGGTTTTTAGGCCCATTAAAAGAGGGTAAGGCTAAACCAGTTTGGGATGCATTAACTGCTTCTTTTTCACCCAGAAGTGTGAGTATTGATTTATGGGATAAGAATTTTGAGCCTGCACAAACAATAAAATTACCAGTTTATCTGTTTAACGATGAAAGCGATCAGGCTATGTTATCTGTGTTAGTTACCGTAGCAGATACTACCGGAAAAATTTTAGTGAAACAAAGTTTCAGTTCTCAGGTAAAGCCATTCAGTCAGAGCGTAGAGCAGGTTCCCTTAAACCTGCCGGGTATTACTGGCCGATACCTGATCAAAGCCGAGTTGCTTAACCCACCAAAAGAAGTCAAATATCCTGTAATATCTAAATGGGCCATACATATTTTTAAGGCAAAAGTTCCTGGTCATATTCAAAATATTAGGGTAGGGATTTCTTCCAGTCAAAAAGAGTTAAGCCAGTTTTTAGATCATTTTGGCATTAAAAAAGTTGCGCTAAATGATCCGTCTGCCGACATGATATTAACTTCCAAAACAGATTGGAGCGAATTGGCGAATGGAGACTCCCTTATGTTAAAAACTTTGGCGAATGCAATTGCTAAAGGAAAATCTGTAGTAATGCTCGATGTTGGAGACCGTCCCTTAGGTCAGGGCTATCCTAAAAAAGCAGGAGATCTTGGGCCTTTGCAAGGCGTTGCCAGCGTATATAAGCCAAAGGTGAATACCTATCAGCTTTTTAATGGCATTTCGCTAAAATTCACAGAAACAGCAGAACCTGAAAGTTATATTCATCCTGACCGGGAGAATAGCGAACTTTGGTACAACCTTCCTGCTGATTATACCAGGATTTGGAACGGTTTACGTGGAGGACTTATCGTTCCGGCTTCAAATATGGAATTTAAGGGCTTAAGCGCTGATGCATTTATAGCCCAGTGGCAGGCAAGAGGAGCAGAAAAAGAAAAAATCAAAAACGGATCATATTATGCTTACGAGCTGCAAGGGTTTTATAGTTTTTCTGCTTTGCCAAATGATGAAGCAACGAAGAAAAAACTAAAAGATAAAGTATATTTTTTAGTGCAGGATGCACCATCACTTTCCAATTCGATTAATTTAAATACTCCGGTTTTAATCACCGATTTAAGCAAAACTTACCAGGACTCGAAAAATGGTCTTGCCGATAAATTTATCCCATTGGCCAGTTCGGCTAAAAACTTAACCCAAACGCCAATTGCCTTAATTGGTTTTGGTACAGGTAAGGGTAAATTGATTGTTTCTCAGTTGCTTACCTCTGGGCGATTGGCAAAAGGTTTTGGTGAGGAAAGTCTGTACGGAATACGATATGATGAAGCTACAGTGCAATATGTATTAAACATGATGAGCTTAGTAATCAAATAA
- a CDS encoding SusC/RagA family TonB-linked outer membrane protein, with protein MMSKSKLYYLHRCKTTLIVLLQMLLLFGYTFAQTSVRGTVTDVKGGVLPGVSVKIKGTQLATSTDGNGKYSIAASPSSVLVFSFIGSDPKEVTVGNQSTINVTLAESQNSLTDVVVIGYGTKKKIDLTGTVNSLQSDEITRARATGAQEAMQGKLPGVDIKRSSGKPGADFSIEIRGANSITGNTQPLYVVDGIPVGQNGSATNPINDINPSDIERIDVLKDASSTAIYGSRGSNGVILITTKRGSKGAAKITYDAYVGIVNPYNLPPVMDGPTFVNYVRDYFYELPRATAIRNNQPIPTTPIADNTIFSATELSNIANGTYTDWIDLIKRNGISANQNLAINGGDDKTNYFVAAGYQLYQGTMKAESTKKYTLKAGLDKTLNKTFKAGASVYATFADIHPSSGEAFRSAYRLRPTGSAYNADGSERFFAYESEAQITNPLFEFRNEIRQQQYLHVLPNVYAEANIIKGLKIRSSFSPDITFQKQGQYNDTFSKSRLGTLPNSASTAANQWVNYTWDNLLVYNKEIGKHKFDVTLGNSFEYHQQDFTSNAATGLPFNSLWYNLQSATTVNGIAPIITVSSGYSKQNITSYYGRANYTFNDKYLFTATIRADGNSIFAPGRKWGYFPSGAFAWIVNKESFLSEVKAIDLLKLRLSYGKSGNAALSSYIQPYFTQSLLNQTLYDFNGIGANGFAPAFGNQNTTWEKTDEYNLGLDMSMFKNRVGLQFDLYRKTTDGSLLNQQIPLANGYPSTRANLGTIRNQGVEVGLNTVNIKSDKFSWNTSFNFAFNKNKILELYGDGRDDPGNGFFIGQKSRVVYRYKIIGVWQNEELVAAKSYGRIPGQYKIEDISGPNGVPDGKIDPNDRQIIGSDMPKWFGGLTSTMNYANFDFSVTLYTRQGTFENSVFLEQAMNGDQARARFGAFDRDYWTPTNPSNTWANTAIEQDGDARTVAQFQNSSYTKISNITLGYTLPKTMLSKVGIQSLRIYANAFNPFIFTKFIGWDPENPSGNSFLNQDFRTRTFMFGLTLTL; from the coding sequence ATGATGAGTAAATCAAAACTTTATTATTTGCATCGCTGCAAAACTACATTAATTGTATTGTTGCAGATGTTATTATTATTCGGTTACACTTTCGCCCAAACCAGTGTTAGGGGAACGGTAACTGATGTTAAGGGAGGCGTTCTGCCCGGGGTATCCGTGAAGATAAAAGGAACCCAGCTGGCAACCTCTACAGATGGAAACGGAAAATATTCCATCGCTGCATCACCTTCGTCGGTTCTGGTGTTTTCATTCATCGGTTCCGATCCTAAAGAGGTAACCGTAGGCAACCAAAGCACCATAAATGTAACCCTGGCCGAAAGCCAGAATTCGCTTACCGATGTTGTGGTGATCGGTTATGGTACTAAGAAAAAGATCGATCTAACCGGTACCGTAAATTCCCTTCAATCTGATGAAATTACGCGTGCCCGCGCAACCGGGGCGCAAGAAGCTATGCAGGGCAAACTACCTGGTGTCGACATTAAACGAAGTTCTGGCAAGCCCGGTGCCGATTTTAGTATCGAAATCAGGGGGGCTAACTCCATTACCGGAAACACACAGCCTTTATATGTTGTAGATGGAATTCCGGTTGGCCAGAATGGTAGTGCGACCAATCCCATAAACGATATCAATCCTTCAGATATAGAACGGATTGATGTACTTAAAGATGCATCATCAACAGCAATTTATGGTTCCAGAGGCTCAAACGGTGTAATTTTGATTACCACTAAACGTGGCTCAAAAGGTGCTGCCAAAATTACTTATGATGCTTATGTGGGAATTGTAAACCCTTATAACCTGCCTCCGGTTATGGATGGCCCCACCTTTGTCAATTATGTACGCGATTATTTTTATGAGTTGCCCAGGGCTACCGCAATCCGCAATAATCAGCCCATTCCAACAACGCCAATCGCCGATAATACCATATTTTCTGCTACAGAGTTAAGCAATATTGCAAACGGCACTTACACTGATTGGATCGATTTGATTAAACGGAACGGTATTTCTGCCAACCAGAATCTGGCGATAAACGGTGGCGACGATAAAACCAATTATTTTGTCGCAGCAGGCTATCAGCTTTACCAGGGTACCATGAAGGCCGAAAGCACAAAAAAATACACTTTAAAAGCTGGCCTTGATAAAACATTAAACAAGACTTTCAAAGCAGGGGCATCGGTATATGCTACTTTTGCCGATATCCATCCAAGTAGTGGTGAGGCCTTCCGGAGCGCCTACAGGCTCCGCCCTACAGGTAGTGCCTACAATGCCGATGGATCGGAAAGGTTTTTTGCATACGAATCTGAAGCGCAGATTACCAATCCTTTATTTGAGTTCAGGAACGAAATCAGGCAACAACAATACCTGCATGTGCTGCCCAATGTATATGCTGAGGCAAACATCATAAAAGGACTTAAAATCAGGAGCTCTTTTAGTCCGGACATTACCTTTCAAAAGCAAGGACAGTATAACGATACTTTCTCCAAATCAAGATTGGGTACCTTGCCCAACAGTGCTTCCACAGCAGCCAACCAATGGGTAAATTATACCTGGGACAATCTTTTAGTATATAATAAAGAAATTGGCAAACATAAATTTGATGTTACTCTCGGTAACAGCTTTGAGTACCATCAGCAGGATTTTACTTCAAATGCGGCCACCGGACTTCCATTTAACTCTTTGTGGTATAACCTTCAATCGGCTACAACCGTTAACGGCATTGCGCCTATAATTACGGTAAGCAGTGGTTACAGCAAACAAAATATTACTTCTTACTACGGTAGGGCTAATTATACTTTTAACGATAAGTATTTATTTACCGCTACCATCCGTGCAGATGGCAACTCAATATTTGCGCCGGGCCGTAAATGGGGTTATTTTCCATCAGGTGCATTTGCCTGGATCGTTAATAAAGAAAGTTTTTTAAGTGAGGTAAAAGCGATTGACCTGCTAAAACTGAGGTTATCTTACGGTAAATCGGGTAATGCGGCATTAAGTAGTTATATCCAGCCTTACTTTACCCAATCATTGCTTAATCAAACGTTATACGATTTTAACGGAATTGGTGCTAACGGATTTGCTCCTGCTTTTGGAAATCAGAACACGACCTGGGAGAAAACAGACGAATACAATTTAGGTTTAGACATGTCAATGTTTAAGAATAGAGTTGGTTTACAATTTGACTTGTATCGTAAAACAACAGATGGATCTCTCCTGAATCAACAAATTCCGCTCGCAAATGGTTATCCCAGTACGCGTGCTAACTTGGGTACAATTCGTAATCAAGGCGTTGAAGTTGGTCTAAATACTGTTAACATTAAGTCAGACAAATTTAGCTGGAACACCAGTTTCAACTTTGCTTTTAACAAGAACAAAATCCTCGAATTATATGGAGATGGAAGAGACGATCCGGGCAATGGGTTTTTTATCGGTCAGAAATCAAGGGTGGTGTACCGTTATAAAATAATTGGTGTTTGGCAAAACGAAGAACTGGTTGCAGCCAAGAGTTATGGAAGAATCCCCGGCCAGTATAAAATCGAAGATATTAGTGGCCCTAATGGCGTTCCGGACGGGAAAATCGATCCTAATGACAGGCAGATTATTGGCAGCGATATGCCAAAATGGTTTGGTGGCCTGACCAGTACAATGAATTATGCCAACTTTGATTTCAGTGTAACGCTTTACACCCGTCAGGGTACTTTCGAAAACAGTGTGTTTTTGGAGCAGGCCATGAACGGCGATCAGGCCAGGGCGCGTTTTGGTGCTTTTGACAGGGACTACTGGACCCCTACAAATCCAAGCAATACCTGGGCAAATACTGCAATTGAGCAAGATGGAGATGCCAGAACAGTGGCTCAGTTCCAGAACAGTTCGTACACCAAAATCAGCAACATTACTTTGGGTTATACCTTGCCTAAAACCATGCTGAGCAAAGTTGGGATACAAAGTCTCCGTATTTATGCCAATGCATTTAATCCCTTCATATTTACCAAATTTATAGGCTGGGACCCTGAAAATCCGAGTGGAAACTCCTTCCTGAACCAGGATTTCAGAACCCGCACTTTCATGTTCGGTTTAACATTAACCTTATAA
- a CDS encoding glycoside hydrolase family 31 protein, which yields MKFKKYIFLSFALFLTLSLHARQTNWVEVEPGIWKAVIGKPEPYNLLTASGVGPYHEGLTKLKPAEFPLSKNEITAKIIDGKTYLRFPLDRGEQLYGFGLNFKTVNQRGRILELHVDHYNGSDNGRTHSPTPFYVSSKGYGIFINSARYLKVYAGAAVRRDSKNPPVVQDRNTDPDWNPHPYSDGVEILVPAEGVEFYVIGGPTAMNAVQRFNLFNGGGCLPPRWGLGFTQRLERMTDASGVAAEAKAFEDKGYPLDFIGLEPGWQSKSYPNTFEWDAKRFPEPEKLVKEMLHKNIRLNLWINPYVSPDAPIYKKILPYTASHTVWAGLVPDLKTDSARKFLFGTLEKNKIDIGISGYKIDEVDGGDSYLWPDLATFPSGIPAEQMRQTYGLLMQRYTTELYQKRNLRTYGLVRASNAGGVSFPYVIYNDYYNHQDFITALINSGFSGVLWTPEVRASNLPEEWVRRFQSNVFSPMAMINAWASGTKPWTFPEVAPIIKRFALLRMQMMPYWYSEFARYHFEGIPPFRAMNLEPGFQDLVSVKEAKNLNLEENPYAKAITSEIKDQYMAGENLLVAPMFTGQKSRKVILPAGKWFDFYTGKYAGGGEVINITPGLDQIPVYVKDGGIIPMGKPLLHAPKAGEKVDLEIRYYGTKPGEYKLYDDDGETFNYQKGDYSFRTIKVSKVNGKLLGSISKAEKNKPNSVGKITYKMMTL from the coding sequence ATGAAGTTTAAAAAATACATCTTCCTAAGTTTTGCGCTCTTTTTAACCCTCAGCCTCCATGCCCGGCAAACCAATTGGGTGGAAGTTGAACCTGGGATCTGGAAAGCTGTTATCGGCAAACCCGAACCCTACAACCTGTTAACTGCATCGGGTGTTGGCCCGTATCATGAAGGACTCACCAAACTAAAACCAGCTGAATTTCCACTTTCAAAAAACGAGATTACCGCAAAGATTATAGATGGCAAAACTTACCTGAGATTTCCTTTAGATCGTGGGGAGCAGCTATATGGTTTCGGCCTTAACTTTAAAACGGTAAATCAGCGCGGGAGGATTTTAGAACTCCATGTAGATCATTACAATGGCAGCGACAATGGGCGCACCCATTCGCCAACGCCTTTTTATGTGTCTTCAAAAGGTTACGGCATATTCATCAACAGCGCCCGCTACCTAAAGGTTTATGCGGGGGCAGCGGTACGCCGCGATAGTAAAAATCCCCCTGTGGTACAGGACCGGAATACCGATCCGGACTGGAATCCCCACCCATATTCCGACGGTGTAGAAATATTGGTCCCGGCAGAAGGAGTTGAATTTTATGTGATTGGCGGTCCGACAGCGATGAATGCTGTTCAGCGTTTCAACCTGTTTAATGGGGGAGGTTGCTTGCCGCCACGTTGGGGACTTGGATTTACCCAACGCCTGGAACGGATGACAGACGCGAGTGGAGTAGCCGCCGAAGCAAAAGCTTTTGAAGATAAAGGTTATCCCCTTGATTTTATTGGCCTGGAACCCGGATGGCAGAGCAAATCGTACCCCAATACATTTGAATGGGATGCTAAACGTTTTCCGGAACCGGAAAAACTGGTGAAAGAAATGCTTCATAAAAACATCAGGCTAAATTTATGGATCAATCCTTATGTTTCTCCGGATGCGCCGATCTATAAAAAAATACTGCCTTACACTGCATCGCATACCGTTTGGGCAGGCCTGGTACCAGATCTGAAAACCGATAGTGCACGGAAATTTTTATTCGGAACCCTGGAGAAAAATAAAATTGATATTGGCATCAGTGGTTACAAAATAGATGAAGTGGATGGTGGCGATAGCTACCTTTGGCCAGATTTGGCAACTTTTCCATCAGGTATCCCTGCTGAACAGATGCGCCAGACTTATGGACTGCTGATGCAGCGTTACACCACCGAGCTCTATCAAAAAAGGAATTTAAGAACCTATGGCCTGGTCCGTGCCTCTAATGCCGGGGGCGTATCTTTTCCTTATGTAATTTACAATGATTATTACAACCATCAGGATTTTATAACTGCCCTGATCAACAGTGGCTTTTCGGGTGTATTATGGACTCCCGAAGTAAGGGCATCCAATCTGCCCGAAGAGTGGGTACGCCGTTTTCAATCAAATGTATTTTCGCCCATGGCGATGATCAATGCATGGGCCAGTGGCACCAAACCATGGACTTTTCCGGAGGTTGCACCCATTATCAAACGGTTTGCTTTGTTGCGTATGCAGATGATGCCTTACTGGTACAGTGAATTTGCCAGGTATCATTTTGAAGGTATTCCTCCCTTCAGGGCCATGAATCTGGAACCCGGTTTTCAGGATCTGGTTTCGGTAAAAGAGGCCAAAAACTTAAACCTGGAGGAAAATCCTTATGCTAAAGCAATTACAAGTGAAATCAAAGATCAGTATATGGCTGGCGAGAATTTACTCGTGGCCCCAATGTTTACCGGACAGAAAAGCAGAAAGGTGATTTTACCCGCCGGGAAATGGTTCGATTTCTACACCGGAAAATATGCAGGTGGTGGCGAGGTGATCAACATCACCCCAGGGCTAGATCAGATTCCGGTTTATGTAAAAGACGGTGGGATCATCCCTATGGGAAAACCGTTACTGCATGCCCCAAAGGCAGGTGAAAAAGTTGACCTCGAAATCAGGTATTATGGAACAAAGCCAGGAGAATATAAATTGTATGATGATGATGGAGAAACTTTTAATTACCAAAAAGGCGACTATAGTTTCAGGACCATTAAGGTGTCTAAAGTAAATGGAAAATTGTTGGGAAGTATCAGTAAAGCTGAGAAAAATAAGCCTAATTCTGTTGGTAAAATAACCTATAAAATGATGACGCTATAA
- a CDS encoding glycosyl hydrolase, with amino-acid sequence MNKTFYPAVSLLFSFFFLVGNSFAQIKAETDPEKVFLNPPESAKPGVLWMWMGANLSKAGITKDLEALKKEGFNRTTMFSLADVTTPWAGEIGKSPTPEIVSWTEPWWALVRHAAQESKRLGMDFGMFNGPSYESSGGPWITPELSMQEICWNEVKATGGKHISINIGKPKVNPRGKSPFPMYNPETGLVEKPEIAARNTYYKDIALLALPASGAIPKEKVIDLTAKMQDNGQLEWDAPAGEWTIYRFGHTTSGTLMQPAQWKATGLECDKMSEEAVTFHIDHVVGEIKKHIGDYIGSSFTHVHFDSYEAGEPNWTPKMRTEFSSRRGYDLLPYLATFAKRSVGSKQDSLRFREDFSATIKDLYRDVYFATIAKKLKEANLTFLAEPYGGPWRQDDVMPYVGKVMTEFWTHKGKYSPYELDPTVAALRKSGQNIIEAEAFTGDPTDSKWDETPAWLKSMGDASFCAGVNRMILHRFVQQPWDDQYKPGATMGQWGTHFDRTQTWWEPGKAMVEYWKRCQALLQWGGINNTEGDFATSDKAGNVNIKHIHRTLADVDIYFVANVNRAKGNAKCSFKVSGKQPELWDAVTGSRKDLQEFEQANGMITIPLEFDDSQSWFVVFRKPLAEKKGEVNFPVAKQLSILDGSWSVKFDAAWGGPKNPVKFESLQDWTKNEDKGIKYYSGTALYTKLFVMPKQAENNNDLLLDLGTVKHIASVKINNVDLGVVWTAPWSVKIPAKLLKAKNNKLEIEVTNVWANRLIGDEQEPADMEWLPGHMNSGSFLKEFPDWFLNKTARPSKGRYAFTTWNYFTKDSALISSGLIGPVRLMTTK; translated from the coding sequence ATGAACAAAACCTTTTACCCAGCTGTTTCCCTACTATTCAGCTTCTTTTTTCTGGTCGGAAACAGCTTTGCCCAGATCAAAGCAGAAACCGATCCCGAAAAGGTTTTTCTCAACCCACCCGAAAGTGCCAAACCGGGGGTATTGTGGATGTGGATGGGCGCCAATTTAAGCAAAGCAGGTATCACCAAAGATTTAGAGGCACTAAAAAAAGAAGGTTTTAACCGCACAACCATGTTCAGTTTGGCTGATGTGACCACACCATGGGCAGGAGAAATCGGGAAAAGCCCAACACCAGAAATTGTTTCATGGACAGAACCTTGGTGGGCACTGGTACGTCATGCCGCACAGGAATCAAAACGGCTCGGTATGGATTTCGGGATGTTCAACGGGCCATCATACGAATCAAGCGGCGGTCCCTGGATTACACCTGAACTTTCGATGCAGGAGATCTGTTGGAACGAAGTAAAGGCAACCGGCGGTAAACATATCAGCATCAATATAGGCAAACCAAAAGTAAACCCGAGGGGCAAATCACCTTTTCCGATGTACAATCCCGAAACAGGTCTTGTAGAAAAGCCGGAAATTGCTGCCCGAAATACCTATTATAAAGATATTGCCCTGTTGGCGCTGCCTGCAAGCGGTGCTATTCCGAAGGAAAAAGTAATCGACCTGACTGCCAAAATGCAGGACAACGGACAGTTGGAATGGGATGCACCCGCAGGAGAGTGGACAATTTACAGGTTCGGTCATACCACTAGTGGAACCCTGATGCAGCCTGCACAATGGAAAGCAACGGGTTTGGAATGCGATAAAATGAGTGAAGAGGCAGTTACTTTTCATATAGACCATGTAGTTGGGGAGATTAAAAAACACATTGGCGATTATATTGGCAGCAGTTTTACCCATGTTCACTTTGATAGCTACGAAGCCGGGGAGCCAAACTGGACCCCCAAAATGAGGACAGAATTTTCTTCGAGAAGAGGATACGATCTGCTTCCCTACCTGGCTACATTTGCCAAACGTAGCGTTGGAAGCAAGCAGGATTCATTGAGATTCAGGGAAGATTTTAGCGCAACCATTAAAGATTTATACCGTGATGTATATTTTGCTACTATAGCCAAAAAGCTCAAAGAAGCTAACCTCACCTTTCTGGCAGAACCTTATGGCGGACCATGGAGACAGGATGATGTAATGCCTTATGTTGGCAAGGTAATGACGGAATTTTGGACACACAAAGGTAAATATTCGCCTTACGAATTAGATCCAACCGTAGCGGCCTTAAGAAAATCTGGTCAGAATATTATCGAAGCCGAAGCTTTTACCGGAGATCCTACCGATAGTAAATGGGATGAAACACCTGCCTGGCTAAAATCAATGGGCGACGCCTCTTTTTGTGCAGGCGTAAACCGGATGATCTTACACCGTTTTGTACAACAGCCTTGGGATGATCAATATAAACCGGGAGCAACCATGGGCCAGTGGGGGACGCATTTCGATCGCACCCAAACCTGGTGGGAGCCAGGAAAAGCCATGGTTGAATATTGGAAACGCTGCCAGGCATTACTGCAATGGGGCGGTATCAATAATACTGAAGGCGATTTTGCAACAAGTGATAAAGCAGGAAATGTAAACATCAAACACATTCACAGGACCCTGGCCGATGTTGATATTTATTTTGTGGCTAATGTAAACCGGGCAAAGGGAAATGCAAAATGCAGCTTTAAAGTTTCGGGTAAACAACCTGAATTGTGGGATGCCGTAACAGGTAGCAGAAAAGACCTGCAGGAATTTGAACAGGCAAACGGCATGATCACCATTCCGCTTGAATTCGATGATTCGCAGAGCTGGTTTGTGGTATTCAGAAAGCCACTTGCAGAAAAAAAAGGAGAAGTTAATTTTCCTGTTGCAAAACAACTATCCATTCTTGATGGATCCTGGTCGGTTAAATTTGATGCCGCATGGGGCGGGCCTAAAAATCCGGTGAAGTTCGAAAGCTTACAGGACTGGACAAAAAATGAAGATAAAGGAATAAAATATTATAGTGGAACAGCACTATACACTAAACTTTTTGTGATGCCAAAACAGGCAGAAAACAATAATGATCTGCTGCTGGATCTTGGTACAGTCAAACACATTGCCAGCGTAAAAATTAACAATGTAGATCTTGGTGTGGTATGGACGGCACCCTGGAGCGTTAAGATCCCGGCAAAATTATTAAAGGCCAAAAACAACAAATTAGAGATTGAAGTGACCAATGTTTGGGCCAACCGCTTAATTGGCGATGAGCAGGAACCCGCTGATATGGAATGGCTTCCTGGCCACATGAACAGCGGTTCATTTTTAAAAGAATTTCCGGATTGGTTTTTAAACAAAACCGCACGCCCCTCGAAAGGCAGGTATGCTTTTACCACCTGGAACTATTTCACAAAGGATAGTGCACTGATTTCTTCGGGTTTAATTGGCCCTGTTCGGCTCATGACTACAAAATAA